The Lutibacter profundi genome includes a region encoding these proteins:
- the folB gene encoding dihydroneopterin aldolase: protein MGIIKIKNIRIYAYHGCLVEEGKIGSDYRVDVSVKADLSKSAQTDNLIDTVDYVYLNKIVKQEMAIRSKLLEEVAKRILNRILVEIPLVKKANVAVSKLNPPIGGNVSMVTIEMSKSRSKKLNI from the coding sequence ATGGGAATAATAAAAATAAAAAATATTAGAATTTATGCCTATCATGGTTGTTTGGTTGAGGAAGGGAAAATAGGTTCAGATTATCGAGTAGATGTATCTGTAAAGGCAGATTTATCAAAGTCAGCACAAACAGATAACCTTATAGATACAGTTGATTATGTATATTTAAATAAAATAGTAAAACAAGAAATGGCCATTCGTTCTAAATTGTTAGAAGAAGTAGCTAAACGTATTTTAAACAGAATTTTGGTTGAAATACCTCTAGTAAAAAAAGCGAATGTAGCAGTTTCAAAATTAAATCCTCCAATTGGCGGTAATGTTTCAATGGTAACCATTGAGATGAGTAAAAGCAGAAGTAAAAAGCTAAACATATAA
- a CDS encoding class I SAM-dependent methyltransferase yields MGLYNKFILPKAIHWACSQKPSMLQREKIIPLATGNVLEIGIGSGLNLSYYTKKVKQLTAIDPSEELWKKSNINTLSLPFEFEFIKAFAENIPLPKNHFDTVVMTYTMCTIPDLDKAFLEIKRVLKPTGKLLFCEHGKAPEKGIQKYQNIVNPFWKRIGGGCNLNRDIPTLIEGSGFTIKKLETMYLPGWKPASYNYWGMAEVK; encoded by the coding sequence ATGGGGCTTTACAATAAATTTATTCTTCCAAAAGCAATACATTGGGCTTGCAGTCAAAAACCAAGTATGCTTCAACGAGAAAAAATAATTCCATTAGCAACTGGAAATGTGCTGGAAATTGGTATAGGGTCGGGTTTAAATTTATCTTATTATACTAAAAAAGTTAAACAGCTTACAGCTATTGACCCTTCTGAAGAACTTTGGAAAAAAAGTAATATCAATACGCTTTCTTTACCTTTTGAATTTGAATTTATAAAAGCTTTTGCTGAAAATATTCCTTTACCAAAAAACCATTTTGATACTGTTGTTATGACTTATACAATGTGTACGATTCCAGATTTAGATAAAGCATTTTTAGAAATAAAAAGAGTTTTAAAACCAACTGGTAAACTCTTATTTTGTGAACATGGAAAAGCTCCTGAAAAAGGAATACAAAAATATCAAAATATAGTAAATCCTTTTTGGAAACGCATTGGGGGAGGTTGTAATTTGAACAGAGATATTCCAACTCTAATAGAGGGTTCTGGTTTTACTATTAAAAAATTAGAAACCATGTACCTTCCTGGCTGGAAACCTGCTAGTTATAATTATTGGGGAATGGCTGAAGTTAAATAA
- a CDS encoding YwbE family protein, whose translation METKKLTGNIRKNIQIGATVEIVQKHHQKTGELTKGIVKRILTNSTNHPHGIKVQLETGEVGRVKNVLL comes from the coding sequence ATGGAAACTAAAAAATTAACAGGAAATATTCGAAAGAATATTCAAATAGGTGCAACAGTAGAAATTGTTCAAAAACACCATCAAAAAACTGGTGAATTAACAAAAGGTATTGTAAAAAGAATTCTTACCAATTCAACAAATCACCCTCACGGAATAAAAGTTCAATTAGAAACCGGTGAAGTTGGACGTGTAAAAAATGTTCTATTGTAA
- a CDS encoding transglutaminase-like domain-containing protein encodes MNYLKATYYFDYDTEEIQKLIQEFKSNSLTQKEKAKQLYLKIRDNWRYNPYKISLSKQNYKASVIAKKTETHCIDKSILYIAALRGLQIPAKIHLAKVKNHIGIERIVEKFGTDEISPHGMVDVFLDNKWIKASPAFNIELCHKCNVAPLEFDGENDSIFQEFDNFGNEFMEYIEDYGSFNDVPIDFIFNNFKENYPKIMNRSNGLTDIII; translated from the coding sequence ATGAATTATTTAAAAGCTACGTATTATTTTGATTATGATACTGAAGAGATTCAAAAACTCATACAGGAGTTTAAATCAAACTCACTAACACAAAAAGAAAAAGCAAAACAATTGTATCTTAAAATCCGTGATAATTGGAGATACAATCCATATAAAATAAGTTTATCAAAGCAAAATTATAAAGCAAGTGTTATTGCTAAAAAAACTGAAACTCATTGTATAGATAAATCTATTTTATATATAGCTGCCTTACGCGGATTGCAAATTCCTGCAAAAATTCATTTAGCTAAAGTGAAAAATCATATTGGTATAGAACGAATTGTAGAGAAATTTGGGACTGATGAAATAAGTCCGCACGGAATGGTAGATGTTTTTTTAGATAATAAATGGATTAAAGCCTCACCTGCTTTTAATATAGAATTATGTCACAAATGCAATGTAGCTCCTTTGGAATTTGACGGAGAAAACGATTCTATATTTCAAGAATTTGACAATTTCGGTAATGAGTTTATGGAATATATAGAAGATTATGGATCTTTTAATGATGTTCCAATAGATTTTATTTTTAATAATTTTAAAGAAAATTACCCTAAAATAATGAATCGTTCAAATGGTTTAACAGATATTATTATATGA
- a CDS encoding S8 family peptidase, translating to MRIFKPMFVAVLATVTLVSCGSIKNLEVPTMDTTVNIEPKKGAISEEQFNQWAHADLVTDTIPGISLDKAYKFLEGKTGTPIVVAVIDSGIDIEHEDLKDEVWTNPKEIAGNKIDDDKNGYVDDIHGWNFLGGNGVAAPEQLEITRIVAKLNPRFEGKTIDDISDDEKVEFEKYQKYLKAYEASSSKHFKTMNRLVQIGENFAAIKKFLGKNSFTIEDLQAIKTEDQKLQAQIGDILGLMLRGLDEKAYLEYYETQKKNKNFDFDFNGRAIVGDNPTDINDTNYGNPYVIGSVEDESHGTHVSGIILATRNNGVGMDGVVNNVKLMSVRAVPDGDERDKDVALAIRYAVDNGAKVINMSFGKSFSPYRNWVFDAIKYAEKHDVLLVHAAGNDNKDIDVKDNWPNDSSDKINEFADNVLTVGAISVNYNEKLPATFSNYGQKNVDIFAPGVQIYSTIPQNSYAKYSGTSMASPETAGVAALIRSYYPQLSASQVKHIIMNSGTKLNMKVFKPTSRGQEPELVDFSTLSVTGRIVNAYNALVLADRMVNKR from the coding sequence ATGAGAATATTTAAACCAATGTTTGTAGCGGTTCTTGCAACTGTTACCTTAGTTAGTTGTGGTTCTATAAAAAATTTAGAAGTACCAACTATGGATACAACTGTGAATATTGAGCCAAAAAAAGGCGCAATAAGTGAAGAACAATTTAATCAATGGGCACATGCTGATTTAGTAACGGATACTATACCTGGAATTAGTTTAGATAAGGCATATAAATTTTTAGAAGGTAAAACAGGTACACCTATTGTTGTAGCAGTAATTGATTCAGGAATTGATATTGAGCATGAGGATTTAAAAGATGAAGTTTGGACAAACCCTAAGGAAATTGCAGGAAATAAAATTGATGATGATAAAAATGGTTATGTTGATGATATACACGGATGGAACTTTTTAGGAGGTAACGGGGTAGCTGCTCCTGAACAATTAGAAATTACACGTATTGTTGCAAAATTGAATCCTCGTTTTGAAGGAAAAACAATTGACGATATTAGTGATGATGAAAAAGTAGAGTTTGAAAAATATCAAAAATACTTAAAAGCATACGAGGCTTCTTCTAGCAAACATTTTAAAACAATGAATCGTTTAGTTCAAATAGGCGAAAACTTTGCAGCTATTAAAAAATTCTTGGGGAAAAATAGTTTTACAATAGAAGATTTACAAGCTATTAAAACTGAAGACCAAAAATTACAAGCTCAAATAGGTGATATTTTGGGTTTAATGTTAAGAGGTTTAGATGAAAAAGCATATTTAGAATATTATGAAACTCAAAAGAAAAATAAAAATTTCGATTTTGATTTTAACGGAAGAGCTATTGTTGGTGATAATCCTACTGATATTAATGATACCAATTACGGAAACCCATATGTAATAGGTTCTGTTGAAGATGAATCTCATGGAACACATGTTTCAGGTATTATTTTAGCCACACGTAATAATGGTGTAGGTATGGATGGCGTTGTAAATAATGTGAAATTAATGTCTGTAAGAGCTGTTCCTGATGGTGATGAACGCGATAAAGATGTTGCTTTAGCTATTAGATACGCGGTTGATAATGGAGCTAAAGTTATAAATATGAGTTTTGGAAAAAGTTTTTCTCCTTATAGAAATTGGGTTTTTGATGCCATAAAATATGCTGAGAAACATGATGTTTTATTAGTACATGCCGCAGGAAATGATAATAAAGATATTGATGTAAAAGATAACTGGCCAAATGATTCTTCGGATAAAATTAATGAATTTGCTGATAATGTTTTAACCGTTGGAGCAATAAGTGTTAATTATAACGAAAAGTTACCAGCAACGTTTAGTAATTATGGGCAAAAAAATGTAGATATATTTGCGCCTGGTGTTCAAATATATTCTACCATACCTCAAAACAGTTATGCGAAGTATAGTGGAACATCTATGGCATCGCCAGAAACAGCGGGTGTAGCTGCATTAATTAGATCTTATTATCCTCAATTATCTGCAAGCCAAGTTAAACACATTATCATGAATTCAGGAACAAAACTAAATATGAAAGTATTTAAACCAACAAGTAGAGGACAAGAACCTGAATTGGTTGACTTTTCAACATTGTCAGTTACAGGAAGAATTGTAAATGCTTATAATGCATTGGTTTTAGCCGATAGAATGGTAAATAAAAGATAA
- a CDS encoding LysE family translocator, translated as MQFNEIKDAILIGFFLAFMIGPVFFILIQTSILKGFRAAFVFDIGVILGDITFILIAYFGSKSLLEEIKDDPRLFYIGGLILLIYGLITYLDKSQKNIIPNKDFLLPEKTNYIKLFLKGFFLNFINVGVLAFWLGMIVIVGSNLKMNPAKIFNYFTIILVSYLITDIGKILLAKQLKKKLTPKMAYKVKRIMGIVLMVFGVFLILKGFVPKENKFFNSVIEKVE; from the coding sequence ATGCAATTTAACGAAATAAAAGACGCTATACTTATTGGTTTTTTTTTAGCCTTTATGATTGGTCCTGTTTTTTTTATATTAATTCAAACAAGTATTTTAAAAGGGTTTAGAGCCGCATTTGTATTTGATATTGGTGTAATTTTAGGTGATATTACCTTTATTTTAATTGCTTACTTTGGAAGTAAAAGTTTATTAGAAGAAATTAAAGATGACCCTCGCCTATTTTATATTGGAGGTTTAATATTACTCATTTATGGTTTAATTACCTATTTAGATAAAAGTCAAAAAAATATAATTCCGAATAAAGATTTTTTACTCCCTGAAAAAACAAATTATATAAAACTTTTTTTAAAGGGCTTTTTTCTCAATTTTATAAATGTTGGAGTATTGGCTTTTTGGCTAGGAATGATTGTAATTGTTGGTTCCAATTTAAAAATGAACCCAGCAAAAATATTTAATTATTTTACTATTATTTTAGTTAGCTATCTAATTACTGATATTGGAAAAATATTATTAGCAAAACAATTAAAAAAGAAATTAACTCCAAAAATGGCTTATAAAGTAAAACGAATTATGGGTATTGTATTAATGGTTTTTGGTGTTTTTTTAATTTTAAAAGGTTTTGTTCCTAAAGAAAATAAATTCTTTAATAGTGTTATTGAAAAAGTTGAATAA
- a CDS encoding glutamine--tRNA ligase/YqeY domain fusion protein, translating into MNEEKKSLNFLEQIIEEDLANGLPKEKLRFRFPPEPNGYLHIGHAASICLNFGLGLKYNAPVNLRFDDTNPAKEEQEYVDAIKHDINWLGFKWDKELYSSNYFQQLYDWAVLLIKEGKAYVDNQTSEEMAIQKGAPTEVGTNSPNRDRSIEENLDLFLQMKNGELAEGSHVLRAKIDMKHVNMHMRDPIMYRILKKEHHRTGKNWCIYPMYDWTHGESDYIEQISHSICTLEFKSHRDLYDWYLDQVCDPAKLRPKQREFARRNLSYTVMSKRKLLQLVEEGIVTGWDDPRMPTISGLRRRGYTPTSIRNFSDTAGISKRDNVTDVALLEYCIKDDLNKTAPRVMAVLNPVKIVITNYPEGKEEFLEANYNDYEEGFGSRSVPFSREIYIEKEDFREEANKKFFRLKLGKEVRLKNAYIIKAESCLKDENGEVTEIYCTYDVDSKSGSGTEASKRKVKGTLHWVSIKHAIKTEVRIYDRLFTDEAPDGHKDIDFKEFINPNSLQIIEAFVEPSLKSASVLDRFQFQRLGYFCVDKDTTKSNLVFNRTVPLRDKWTKK; encoded by the coding sequence ATGAATGAAGAAAAAAAGTCTCTAAATTTTTTAGAACAAATTATTGAAGAAGATTTAGCAAATGGTTTACCGAAAGAAAAACTGCGTTTTAGGTTTCCTCCTGAACCAAATGGATATTTACATATTGGTCATGCAGCATCAATTTGCTTAAACTTTGGATTGGGTTTAAAATATAATGCGCCTGTAAATTTACGCTTTGATGATACAAACCCAGCTAAAGAAGAACAAGAATATGTTGACGCTATTAAACACGATATTAATTGGCTAGGTTTCAAATGGGATAAAGAACTCTATTCTTCTAATTATTTTCAACAATTGTATGATTGGGCAGTTCTATTAATTAAGGAAGGAAAAGCGTATGTTGATAATCAAACTTCTGAAGAAATGGCAATTCAAAAAGGAGCGCCAACCGAAGTGGGAACCAATAGCCCAAATAGAGATAGATCTATTGAAGAAAATTTAGATTTATTCTTACAAATGAAAAATGGGGAACTCGCTGAAGGTTCTCACGTACTTCGTGCAAAAATTGATATGAAACATGTAAATATGCATATGCGAGACCCTATTATGTATCGAATTTTAAAAAAAGAACATCATAGAACAGGAAAAAATTGGTGTATTTACCCAATGTATGATTGGACGCACGGAGAATCAGATTATATTGAACAAATTTCACATTCCATCTGTACTTTAGAATTTAAAAGCCATAGAGATTTATACGATTGGTATTTAGACCAAGTTTGCGACCCAGCAAAATTACGACCAAAACAACGTGAGTTTGCTCGTAGAAATTTAAGTTATACTGTTATGAGTAAACGTAAATTATTGCAATTGGTTGAAGAAGGTATTGTTACCGGTTGGGATGATCCACGTATGCCTACAATTTCTGGATTACGAAGAAGAGGTTACACGCCAACATCTATTCGGAATTTTAGTGATACTGCAGGGATTTCAAAAAGAGACAATGTAACTGACGTGGCTTTATTAGAATATTGTATTAAAGACGACTTAAATAAAACTGCTCCGCGTGTAATGGCTGTTTTAAACCCCGTAAAAATTGTAATTACTAATTACCCTGAAGGAAAAGAGGAATTTTTAGAAGCTAATTATAATGATTATGAAGAAGGTTTTGGTAGTAGATCTGTCCCTTTTTCTCGTGAAATATATATTGAAAAAGAAGATTTTAGAGAAGAAGCTAATAAAAAATTCTTCCGATTAAAATTAGGCAAAGAGGTAAGGCTTAAAAATGCATATATTATTAAAGCTGAAAGCTGTTTGAAAGATGAAAATGGTGAGGTTACTGAAATTTACTGTACGTATGATGTAGACAGTAAAAGTGGTAGTGGTACTGAAGCAAGTAAACGAAAAGTTAAAGGTACATTACATTGGGTTTCTATTAAACATGCCATAAAAACTGAAGTTAGAATTTATGATAGGTTGTTTACAGATGAAGCTCCTGACGGACATAAAGATATTGACTTTAAGGAATTTATAAATCCTAATTCTTTACAAATAATTGAAGCTTTTGTTGAACCAAGTTTAAAAAGTGCTTCTGTTTTAGATAGATTCCAATTTCAGCGCTTAGGTTATTTTTGTGTAGATAAAGATACCACTAAAAGTAATTTAGTTTTTAATAGAACTGTTCCTCTGCGTGACAAATGGACAAAGAAGTAA
- a CDS encoding MBL fold metallo-hydrolase, which translates to MKIYPIETGNFKLDGGAMFGVVPKVLWQRTNPADSNNLIDMSLRTMLIEDGNRLILIDTGVGNKQSDKFFSYYYMFGDFSLDASLAKHGFHRDDITDIFLTHLHFDHCGGSIQWNKNHTGYEPAFKNAKFWSNKNHWKWATEPNPREKASFLKENINPIEASGQLNFLDIPSGNFATDTVLGFDILFADGHTEKQMIPHIQYKGKTIVFVADLLPTVGHIPLPYVMGYDTRPLLTMDEKSKFLNEAANNNYFLFFEHDATNELCTVKQTEKGIRLDKTYKFSEVFN; encoded by the coding sequence ATGAAAATTTACCCTATTGAAACAGGAAACTTTAAGCTAGATGGCGGGGCAATGTTTGGAGTGGTACCTAAAGTTTTATGGCAGCGAACAAATCCTGCTGATAGCAATAATTTAATTGATATGAGCCTAAGAACCATGCTTATTGAAGATGGTAACAGGCTTATTTTAATAGATACCGGTGTTGGCAATAAACAATCAGATAAGTTTTTTAGTTATTATTATATGTTTGGAGACTTTTCTTTAGACGCTTCGTTGGCTAAACATGGTTTTCATAGAGATGATATTACCGATATATTTTTAACACATTTACATTTTGATCACTGTGGAGGAAGTATTCAATGGAATAAAAATCATACAGGTTATGAACCCGCGTTTAAAAATGCAAAATTTTGGAGCAACAAAAACCATTGGAAATGGGCTACAGAACCTAATCCAAGAGAAAAAGCTTCTTTTTTAAAAGAAAATATCAATCCTATTGAAGCAAGTGGACAGTTAAACTTTTTAGATATTCCTTCTGGTAATTTTGCAACAGATACAGTACTCGGATTTGATATCTTATTTGCCGATGGACATACCGAAAAACAAATGATACCCCATATTCAATACAAAGGAAAAACAATTGTATTTGTAGCAGATTTATTACCTACTGTTGGACACATTCCACTACCATACGTTATGGGGTATGATACGCGTCCATTATTAACAATGGATGAAAAATCAAAGTTTTTAAATGAGGCAGCCAACAATAACTATTTTTTGTTTTTTGAGCATGATGCAACAAATGAATTGTGTACAGTAAAACAAACTGAAAAAGGGATTCGATTAGACAAAACATATAAATTTAGCGAAGTATTTAATTAA
- a CDS encoding DUF4837 family protein — protein sequence MKKVGILLVIVSFIISCNSGNNQKVLKEANGRINNLLVVMKNSEWQGKLGDELRKIIAEPVVGLPQPEPQFEVSQVPPESFGRMFKASRSVLKIGVADKNSFTISTDVYASPQKIITIIGKSEKELINEIQKNSKKIILEFKKSDLRAIQRKILKKYWDPSKIKTFEKQGYSLKIPRTYNKVEDNGDFIWYRYHLFGGNSMELISYTVPITSEDDENGNNIVAIRDAIGKKYMPGEIENSYMITEKAYTPHIFEVTLDGKKAFETRGKWEVKGVYMAGPFLSYTVVDKPNNRLVVVEGLTYAPSINKRDYMFELEAILKTLKIN from the coding sequence ATGAAAAAAGTAGGAATTCTTTTAGTGATAGTTTCTTTTATAATTTCCTGTAATTCAGGGAATAATCAAAAAGTATTAAAAGAGGCAAATGGTAGAATAAACAATTTACTTGTAGTAATGAAAAATAGTGAATGGCAAGGGAAATTGGGTGATGAATTGCGTAAAATTATTGCAGAGCCGGTAGTAGGTTTACCTCAACCAGAACCACAATTTGAAGTTTCGCAAGTACCACCAGAAAGTTTTGGAAGGATGTTTAAGGCAAGTAGAAGTGTATTAAAAATAGGTGTTGCCGATAAAAATTCGTTTACTATAAGTACAGATGTTTATGCTTCACCACAAAAAATAATTACTATTATTGGTAAAAGTGAAAAAGAACTGATAAATGAAATTCAAAAAAACAGTAAAAAAATTATTTTAGAGTTTAAAAAATCGGACTTAAGAGCAATTCAAAGAAAAATTCTTAAAAAATATTGGGATCCATCAAAAATTAAAACATTTGAAAAGCAAGGATATTCGCTAAAAATACCTCGCACATACAATAAAGTTGAAGATAATGGTGATTTTATTTGGTATCGTTATCATTTATTTGGAGGAAATAGTATGGAGTTAATTTCTTATACAGTACCAATTACATCAGAAGATGATGAAAACGGAAATAATATTGTGGCAATTAGAGATGCAATAGGTAAAAAATATATGCCAGGAGAGATTGAAAATTCATACATGATTACTGAAAAAGCATATACACCACATATTTTTGAAGTAACATTAGATGGCAAAAAAGCATTTGAAACTAGAGGGAAATGGGAAGTGAAAGGAGTATATATGGCAGGTCCTTTTTTAAGCTATACAGTTGTAGATAAACCAAATAATAGATTAGTTGTTGTTGAAGGGTTAACATACGCACCTTCAATTAATAAGCGTGATTATATGTTTGAGCTAGAAGCTATTTTAAAAACCTTAAAAATAAACTAA
- a CDS encoding M1 family metallopeptidase, which produces MNKVLIFLFSISSIISFAQNNTSYWQQKVDYKMDVDIDVENYQYNGTQKLVYTNNSPDVLNKVFYHLYYNAFQPNSEMDARLQEIVDPDRRMVNNIGTAENPKYESRIAKLKPNEIGYLKVLSLMQNNKKVQYKVIGTVLEVMLNEPVKPGEKVTFDMVFKGQLPVHIRRAGRNNKDGVALSMAQWYPKMAEYDFEGWHADAYIAREFHGVWGNFDVTIHIDRKYTVGGTGYLQNPQEIGHGYENNTQKLKVTNGEKLAWHFIAPNVHDFTWAADPNYIHDILKMDNGVTLHFLYKNDEKYTKAWKKIQPYTAKAMEYYNKNIGEYPWKQYSVIQGGDGGMEYAMCTLVAGGETFDSIAGTIFHELAHEWFQQVLATNESEYSWMDEGFTSYISSMASNKILRGGDGKPSSRNYRGYFYSVKSGIQEPLTTHADRFNTNAAFSIGSYTKGSMFLTQLNYIIGEKNVKQTIKKYFNDFKFKHPTPNDIKRVAEKVSGLQLGWYLNEWIETMHTIDYAIANVEGKNITLARVGTMPMPVDVSVTYVDGTLEKFTIPLRMMFGYKPTNNTILKNWAWAHPTYTFSALKEIKTVEIDPSQLMADIDRSNNKFEKE; this is translated from the coding sequence ATGAATAAAGTACTTATTTTTCTATTCTCAATTAGTTCAATTATTTCATTTGCACAAAATAACACTTCTTATTGGCAACAAAAAGTTGATTATAAAATGGATGTAGATATAGATGTTGAAAATTATCAATACAACGGAACTCAGAAGTTGGTATATACAAATAACTCTCCTGATGTATTAAATAAAGTATTCTATCATTTATACTATAATGCATTTCAACCAAATAGTGAAATGGATGCTCGATTACAAGAAATTGTTGATCCAGATAGAAGAATGGTAAATAATATTGGCACTGCTGAAAACCCAAAATACGAAAGTAGAATTGCAAAATTAAAACCAAATGAAATAGGGTATTTAAAAGTACTTTCATTAATGCAAAATAATAAGAAAGTACAATACAAAGTAATAGGTACAGTTTTAGAAGTTATGTTAAATGAGCCAGTAAAGCCAGGAGAAAAAGTAACTTTTGACATGGTTTTTAAAGGTCAATTGCCAGTGCATATTAGAAGAGCTGGAAGAAACAATAAAGATGGGGTAGCGTTATCTATGGCACAATGGTACCCTAAAATGGCTGAATATGATTTTGAAGGATGGCATGCCGATGCTTATATTGCAAGAGAATTCCATGGCGTTTGGGGTAATTTTGATGTAACCATCCATATAGATAGAAAATATACAGTTGGAGGCACAGGGTATCTCCAAAATCCACAAGAAATAGGACATGGATATGAAAATAACACACAAAAACTTAAAGTTACAAATGGAGAAAAATTAGCATGGCATTTTATTGCGCCAAACGTACATGATTTTACTTGGGCAGCAGATCCAAATTACATTCATGATATTTTAAAAATGGATAATGGAGTTACTCTCCATTTTTTATATAAAAATGATGAAAAATATACTAAAGCTTGGAAGAAAATTCAACCATATACTGCAAAAGCTATGGAATATTACAATAAAAATATAGGTGAATACCCTTGGAAACAATATTCTGTAATTCAAGGAGGAGATGGAGGTATGGAATACGCAATGTGTACATTAGTTGCAGGAGGTGAAACATTTGATAGTATTGCAGGGACAATATTTCACGAATTAGCACACGAATGGTTTCAGCAAGTTTTAGCAACCAATGAAAGTGAATATTCATGGATGGATGAAGGGTTTACAAGTTATATATCATCGATGGCTTCAAATAAAATTTTAAGAGGAGGAGATGGAAAGCCATCTTCAAGAAATTATAGAGGGTATTTTTACTCGGTTAAATCAGGAATTCAAGAGCCTCTAACCACTCATGCAGATAGGTTTAATACAAATGCAGCATTTAGTATTGGCAGTTATACAAAAGGGAGCATGTTTTTAACACAACTAAATTATATTATTGGAGAAAAAAATGTAAAGCAAACTATTAAAAAATATTTTAATGACTTTAAATTTAAGCACCCAACGCCTAATGATATTAAAAGAGTGGCCGAAAAGGTGTCAGGATTACAATTAGGCTGGTATTTAAATGAATGGATTGAAACTATGCATACTATTGATTATGCAATTGCTAATGTAGAAGGTAAAAATATAACGCTAGCAAGAGTTGGTACAATGCCAATGCCAGTTGATGTTTCTGTAACTTATGTTGATGGAACTTTAGAAAAATTTACCATTCCTTTAAGAATGATGTTTGGTTATAAACCAACAAATAATACCATCTTAAAAAATTGGGCTTGGGCACATCCAACATATACTTTTTCTGCTTTAAAAGAAATTAAAACGGTTGAAATAGATCCATCTCAATTAATGGCAGATATTGATAGAAGTAATAATAAATTTGAAAAAGAGTAA